The proteins below come from a single Bacteroidota bacterium genomic window:
- a CDS encoding fumarate reductase/succinate dehydrogenase flavoprotein subunit — translation MALDSKIPAGPIAEKWTNHKFNLKLVNPANKRKYTVIVVGTGLAGSSAAATLGELGYNVLAFSYHESPRRAHSIAAQGGINAAKNYQNDGDSVYRLFYDTVKGGDYRAREANVFRLAEISGNIIDQCVAQGVPFAREYGGLLDNRSFGGAQVSRTFYAKGQTGQQLLLGAYSALNKQIHDKKVTFYPRHEMLDLVVVDGKARGIVTRNLENGEVQSFAGDAVLLCTGGYGNVFFLSTNAMYCNASATWRAHKKGAFFGNPCFTQIHPTCIPVSSGHQSKLTLMSESLRNDGRVWVPKKAGDNRPANQIPEEERDYYLERIYPSFGNLVPRDVASRRAKEMCDKGHGVGTTKLAVYLDFADAIKRNGKEWVEEKYGNLFDMYKQITGENPYEVPMRIYPAVHYTMGGLWVDYNLMSNVPGLFVLGEANFSDHGANRLGASALMQGLADGYFVIPYTLGDYLATKGSDKLTNSHEAFKKAESEINSVNKKLLSIKGNTTVDEFHRRLGKVMWDKVGMARNEKGLKEAIAEIKTIREEFWKQVNVPGTEEEFNQELEKALRVADFIELGELMARDALEREESCGGHFREEHSTDDGEAKRNDEKFSYVAAWEYKGENTPEVLHKEELKFEYVKPSQRSYK, via the coding sequence ATGGCTTTGGATTCTAAAATTCCTGCCGGTCCCATTGCCGAAAAATGGACCAATCATAAATTCAATCTGAAACTGGTTAATCCGGCCAATAAACGGAAATATACCGTTATTGTAGTAGGCACCGGTCTGGCTGGCAGTTCTGCCGCCGCTACTCTTGGGGAGCTTGGCTATAACGTACTGGCCTTTTCCTACCATGAATCACCAAGACGTGCACACTCCATTGCCGCACAGGGCGGAATCAATGCTGCGAAAAATTATCAGAATGACGGTGACAGTGTTTACCGGCTGTTCTATGACACCGTAAAAGGCGGGGATTACCGTGCCCGTGAAGCCAATGTGTTTCGCCTGGCAGAAATTTCAGGAAATATCATTGATCAGTGCGTGGCCCAGGGAGTTCCGTTTGCACGTGAATATGGCGGATTGCTCGACAACCGGTCGTTCGGGGGTGCACAGGTCAGCCGGACCTTCTATGCTAAAGGTCAGACCGGGCAACAGTTGCTTCTCGGTGCCTATTCGGCTCTCAACAAACAGATCCATGATAAGAAGGTCACCTTCTATCCGCGGCATGAAATGCTCGACCTGGTCGTTGTCGATGGAAAGGCCCGCGGAATCGTAACCCGGAATCTGGAAAATGGCGAGGTTCAATCCTTTGCCGGCGATGCAGTCTTGTTATGCACCGGTGGTTACGGAAACGTCTTCTTCCTGTCGACCAATGCCATGTACTGCAATGCAAGTGCTACCTGGCGGGCCCATAAAAAGGGCGCCTTTTTCGGCAATCCGTGTTTCACACAGATTCACCCGACCTGTATCCCTGTTTCCAGCGGACACCAATCCAAACTGACCCTGATGTCGGAATCCCTCAGAAATGACGGTCGCGTATGGGTTCCGAAAAAAGCCGGTGACAACCGTCCCGCCAATCAGATTCCGGAAGAGGAACGCGATTACTACCTCGAGCGCATCTATCCTTCCTTCGGAAACCTGGTTCCCCGTGATGTGGCTTCACGCCGTGCCAAAGAAATGTGCGACAAAGGTCATGGGGTTGGTACCACCAAGCTGGCAGTTTATCTCGACTTTGCTGATGCCATCAAACGAAATGGCAAAGAATGGGTCGAAGAGAAATACGGGAACCTGTTTGACATGTACAAGCAGATCACCGGTGAAAATCCCTACGAAGTGCCCATGCGGATCTATCCGGCCGTTCACTACACCATGGGCGGTCTTTGGGTGGATTACAATCTGATGAGCAATGTACCCGGGTTATTTGTTCTGGGCGAAGCCAATTTCTCAGATCACGGTGCAAACCGCCTGGGCGCCTCTGCTCTGATGCAGGGTCTGGCTGACGGCTATTTTGTAATACCCTACACCCTGGGTGATTATCTGGCCACCAAGGGATCCGATAAGCTTACCAACTCTCATGAGGCTTTTAAAAAGGCCGAATCAGAGATCAACTCGGTTAATAAGAAATTACTTTCCATCAAGGGAAATACCACGGTTGACGAATTCCATCGCCGCCTCGGAAAGGTCATGTGGGATAAAGTCGGAATGGCCCGGAATGAAAAAGGTCTGAAGGAAGCCATTGCCGAAATCAAAACCATCCGAGAGGAATTCTGGAAACAAGTCAACGTTCCCGGAACCGAGGAAGAATTCAACCAGGAACTGGAGAAGGCTTTACGTGTTGCCGATTTCATCGAACTGGGTGAATTGATGGCCCGTGATGCTCTGGAGCGGGAAGAATCCTGCGGTGGTCACTTCCGCGAAGAACATTCGACCGATGATGGTGAAGCCAAACGGAATGATGAGAAATTTTCCTATGTGGCTGCCTGGGAGTACAAG
- a CDS encoding succinate dehydrogenase cytochrome b subunit yields the protein MQWFIKALSTSIGKKLLVGLTGLFLCIFLVVHLYINLHLLKTDGGEEFKALAHFMGNTWAIKVMEIGLFLGILLHIIYSILITLQNRSAKAVGYAKSPNPGTSSWVSRTMIFWGLLILVFLVIHLQGIYFKYKFGSEPVDLYVLTVQVMSDPVWAIVYILSMVGLGIHLYHGFQSAFQTFGWNTPKYKPLINLVAVVFWLGIPAGFAFLPVFFAFLGGHQ from the coding sequence ATGCAGTGGTTTATTAAGGCCCTTTCCACCTCCATCGGGAAGAAGTTGCTGGTCGGCCTCACCGGGCTGTTTCTGTGCATATTCCTGGTCGTCCACCTCTACATCAACCTGCACCTTCTCAAGACAGACGGGGGTGAGGAATTTAAAGCACTCGCTCATTTTATGGGAAATACCTGGGCCATCAAGGTGATGGAAATCGGTCTGTTCCTGGGCATTCTGCTTCATATCATTTACAGCATTCTGATCACCCTGCAAAACCGGTCAGCCAAAGCGGTCGGCTATGCAAAATCCCCCAATCCAGGAACAAGCAGCTGGGTTTCCCGCACAATGATCTTCTGGGGACTTCTGATCCTGGTTTTTCTGGTTATTCACCTTCAGGGAATCTATTTCAAATACAAATTTGGCAGCGAACCGGTCGATTTGTACGTTCTGACCGTACAGGTCATGAGCGATCCGGTCTGGGCCATTGTATACATCCTGTCGATGGTCGGATTGGGAATTCATCTTTATCACGGATTTCAGTCGGCTTTTCAGACTTTCGGGTGGAACACCCCGAAATACAAACCCCTCATTAACCTGGTTGCGGTGGTATTCTGGCTGGGGATTCCTGCCGGTTTTGCCTTCCTGCCTGTCTTTTTTGCCTTTCTTGGAGGACATCAGTAA
- a CDS encoding glycine--tRNA ligase — MALTDVMEKLVSLSKRRGFVFQSSEIYGGLNSCWDYGPLGIELKRNVKDAWWNAMTRHHDDIEGIDASILMHPTVWKASGHVDGFTDPLVDCKQCKSRFRADKIDLTKPCAVCGTRDSFTEPRLFNLMFKTFMGPVEEDASVVYLRPETAQGIYVNFHNVKEASRQKVPFGIAQIGKAFRNEITPGNFIFRTREFEQMEMQFFIQPGTENEWMQKWREERFQWYLDLGIRKEKLRFHQHGPNELAHYASDAYDIEYEFPFGWNELEGIHSRTDFDLKNHQEFSGKNLLYYDQERNEKYIPYIVETSAGCDRSVLTFLVDAYDEDMMGDEQRTVLRFHPKIAPLKAAFLPLVKKDGIADIADNLYRDIQKHFKVFYDDSGAIGRRYRRMDEAGTPFCFTIDYQTKEDQTVTVRHRDTGAQERIAMDSVRRFMDEKINQ, encoded by the coding sequence ATGGCTCTGACCGATGTGATGGAAAAACTGGTTTCTCTGTCGAAACGTCGCGGATTTGTATTCCAATCCAGCGAAATCTATGGCGGATTGAATTCGTGCTGGGATTACGGCCCTTTGGGAATTGAACTGAAGCGGAATGTGAAGGATGCCTGGTGGAATGCCATGACCCGTCATCATGATGATATTGAAGGGATTGATGCCTCCATTCTCATGCATCCCACCGTCTGGAAAGCCTCGGGTCACGTGGATGGTTTTACCGATCCGCTGGTGGATTGCAAGCAATGTAAATCCCGTTTCCGGGCCGATAAGATTGATCTGACCAAACCCTGTGCAGTATGCGGTACCCGCGATTCGTTCACCGAACCCCGGCTGTTCAATCTCATGTTCAAAACCTTTATGGGACCCGTCGAGGAAGATGCCTCGGTCGTTTATCTTCGTCCGGAAACGGCCCAGGGAATTTACGTAAACTTTCACAACGTGAAGGAAGCCTCGCGGCAGAAGGTCCCGTTTGGTATTGCACAGATCGGTAAAGCATTCCGTAATGAAATCACGCCCGGTAACTTCATTTTCCGAACACGGGAATTCGAGCAGATGGAAATGCAGTTTTTCATCCAGCCGGGGACCGAAAACGAGTGGATGCAGAAATGGCGCGAAGAACGGTTCCAATGGTATCTCGATCTGGGAATCCGGAAAGAAAAACTCCGGTTCCATCAGCATGGGCCCAATGAACTGGCCCACTATGCCAGCGATGCATACGACATTGAATATGAGTTTCCGTTCGGCTGGAATGAACTCGAGGGAATTCACTCACGTACCGATTTCGATCTGAAAAACCACCAGGAATTTTCGGGTAAAAACCTGTTGTATTACGATCAGGAGCGGAACGAAAAATACATTCCCTACATCGTGGAAACCTCGGCTGGCTGTGACCGGTCGGTTCTGACCTTCCTGGTGGATGCGTATGATGAGGATATGATGGGTGATGAACAACGGACCGTGCTTCGGTTTCACCCGAAAATTGCCCCGCTGAAAGCGGCCTTCCTGCCACTGGTGAAGAAGGATGGAATTGCCGACATCGCCGATAACCTGTACCGTGACATACAGAAACACTTCAAGGTGTTCTATGACGACTCGGGTGCCATCGGCCGCCGGTACCGCCGGATGGATGAAGCCGGAACACCTTTCTGTTTCACCATCGATTACCAGACCAAAGAGGACCAGACAGTCACCGTCCGTCACCGCGATACCGGTGCTCAGGAGCGGATTGCCATGGACTCGGTGCGCCGGTTTATGGACGAGAAAATCAATCAGTAA
- a CDS encoding response regulator, whose protein sequence is MKVVFRLLTGLVILCAGPLRAADPDSIALIRQYLASGYKAYRHSDGPASLRFARLALDMATRQDDTEGRAYAHRYLAFGYSLQADKTNQIRHLLASLADFKSTFNSYEIAEATRLTGVYYLHLDPARMWELVNDAQRQFRLINHSRGLFECKSNIGQVYYEQGNFQRALTIFLMADRMADSLNFREGKARNLSRLSYAYAQLGDYQRQLSTLSSSLALYGDTIRADIRAELLGDLAIAFRNQNDFVRSEQTFKRALRIADSLGSVFRQQELLQELSRLYLDWSKPDLAYHLLDSSYQIYTRIYNADLRDRLIESEARFEINRKDQENELLRERAARTNLIWILVTLTVGLIALLAIMRVLTIRKHKADLQEQNTVITSQSEELRHLFQTLTISELKYRALFEYSPLGILVLDAQGLITDANETFCRESGFSKHELTGTPVSRFATSGNQQEVKKHIDRLRKGDLLSHETQRLNKDGSVSEVELNEVRVDLQDGSHLFLILSQDITERKKTALALKTAMSAAEKANQMKSRFLSIISHEIRTPLNGIIGMSDLLVQSTLNSEQRDQVETIRSCGQDLYTLMNDVVDFSRLETGTITLADEPFNLRELVSSVLNQVKPSGEGSDLSVSIDDQIPRVLTGDRIRLAQILNHLVIYATRLTTPGLVTIRCQLTKSDGNYYWVTVTVADAGPGISSDQLSRLMKPFETVITDPSSDPGFPGLGLYITRHLVRLMNGTFEMTSEPGQGTTTTFTIPFNSGDYLTEPDSSPDLQAFDPLLASRYPMTILVAEDNPVNQKVLRQLLNKFGYSCTIAQDGARAVADLSEKDFDLVLMDIQMPVMDGFQATRLIRSSRKQLPVIIALSAHILPEDKERLLTAGMHDCLPKPILLPDFRNLLLKWGPVISSIRTGMHLPTN, encoded by the coding sequence ATGAAAGTTGTTTTTCGCCTGCTCACCGGACTGGTGATTCTCTGTGCAGGGCCCCTCAGGGCTGCTGATCCCGATTCAATCGCCCTTATCAGACAGTATCTGGCCTCGGGTTACAAAGCCTACCGGCATTCAGACGGTCCGGCCTCGCTGCGGTTTGCCCGTCTGGCCCTCGACATGGCCACCCGTCAGGACGATACGGAAGGGCGCGCCTATGCTCACCGGTACCTGGCCTTTGGCTATTCCCTGCAGGCCGATAAGACCAACCAGATCAGGCATTTACTTGCGTCACTGGCCGACTTTAAATCCACATTTAACTCTTACGAGATTGCCGAAGCAACCCGTCTGACCGGTGTTTACTACCTGCATCTGGATCCGGCCCGGATGTGGGAACTGGTGAACGATGCACAGCGCCAGTTCAGACTGATTAACCACAGCCGGGGTTTGTTCGAGTGCAAAAGCAACATCGGGCAGGTTTATTATGAACAGGGAAACTTCCAACGCGCGCTGACCATTTTTCTGATGGCGGATCGCATGGCCGATTCACTTAACTTCCGCGAAGGGAAGGCCAGAAACCTGTCCAGACTGTCTTATGCTTACGCCCAATTGGGGGACTATCAGCGTCAGCTCTCCACCCTGTCATCCAGTCTGGCTTTGTATGGCGATACCATCCGGGCTGATATCCGGGCAGAGCTACTGGGTGATCTGGCCATTGCCTTCAGAAACCAGAATGATTTTGTCCGGTCGGAACAAACATTTAAACGGGCGCTGCGCATTGCCGATTCACTCGGTTCGGTGTTCCGGCAGCAGGAATTGCTTCAGGAACTCTCCCGTCTGTACCTCGACTGGTCAAAGCCCGATCTGGCTTACCATCTTCTCGATTCGTCCTATCAGATCTACACCCGTATTTACAATGCCGACCTGCGTGACCGGCTGATTGAATCGGAAGCCCGGTTCGAAATAAACCGGAAAGACCAGGAAAATGAGCTGTTGCGTGAAAGGGCGGCCAGAACCAACCTGATCTGGATTCTGGTAACACTGACTGTCGGCCTGATTGCGTTGCTTGCGATTATGCGTGTGCTCACCATCAGAAAGCACAAGGCCGATCTTCAGGAACAGAACACGGTGATCACCAGCCAGAGCGAAGAGCTCAGACATCTGTTTCAGACACTGACCATCAGCGAGTTGAAGTACCGGGCCTTATTTGAATATTCCCCACTTGGCATTCTGGTGCTTGATGCCCAGGGACTCATCACCGATGCCAATGAAACCTTCTGCCGCGAATCCGGATTCAGTAAACATGAACTGACCGGTACTCCCGTTTCCAGGTTTGCAACCTCAGGAAATCAGCAGGAAGTGAAAAAGCACATCGACCGTCTCAGGAAGGGCGATTTGCTTTCCCATGAAACACAGCGCCTGAATAAGGACGGATCGGTTTCTGAAGTGGAATTAAATGAAGTCCGCGTTGACCTGCAGGACGGATCTCACTTATTCCTGATTCTCAGTCAGGATATCACCGAGCGGAAAAAAACAGCTCTGGCCCTGAAAACCGCCATGTCGGCAGCCGAAAAAGCCAATCAGATGAAAAGCCGGTTTTTATCCATCATCAGTCATGAAATCAGGACACCTCTGAACGGAATCATCGGTATGTCTGATCTGCTGGTCCAGAGTACGCTCAACAGCGAGCAGCGTGATCAGGTCGAAACGATCCGAAGCTGCGGTCAGGACCTCTACACTCTGATGAATGATGTCGTTGATTTCTCACGTCTCGAGACAGGTACCATCACACTGGCTGATGAACCCTTCAACCTGCGGGAACTGGTGTCTTCGGTATTGAATCAGGTTAAACCATCGGGTGAGGGTTCCGATCTCTCGGTTTCCATTGACGACCAGATTCCTCGGGTTCTGACCGGAGACCGGATACGGCTGGCCCAGATTCTGAATCATCTGGTGATTTATGCCACCCGTTTAACGACTCCCGGACTGGTAACCATCCGTTGCCAGCTTACGAAATCGGATGGCAATTATTACTGGGTAACCGTCACGGTGGCAGACGCTGGTCCCGGAATTTCATCCGATCAGTTATCACGACTGATGAAACCGTTTGAAACGGTCATCACCGATCCCTCATCTGACCCTGGCTTTCCCGGACTGGGCCTTTACATCACCCGCCATCTGGTCCGGCTGATGAACGGTACCTTTGAAATGACAAGCGAACCAGGTCAAGGAACCACCACCACCTTTACCATTCCGTTTAATTCGGGTGACTATCTCACCGAACCAGACTCTTCACCCGATCTGCAGGCATTTGATCCCTTACTTGCCAGCCGTTACCCGATGACCATTCTGGTGGCAGAGGACAATCCGGTCAATCAGAAGGTCCTCAGACAGCTGCTGAACAAATTCGGTTACTCCTGTACCATTGCACAGGATGGAGCCCGGGCGGTCGCCGATTTAAGCGAAAAGGATTTTGATCTGGTTCTGATGGACATTCAGATGCCGGTCATGGATGGATTCCAGGCGACAAGGCTGATCCGTTCGTCACGGAAACAACTGCCGGTCATTATTGCGCTTTCTGCCCACATTCTTCCGGAAGATAAAGAAAGGCTGCTGACAGCCGGTATGCATGATTGCCTTCCCAAGCCGATCCTGTTACCTGACTTCAGAAACCTTCTGCTCAAATGGGGCCCGGTCATCTCATCCATCCGGACCGGCATGCACCTGCCCACCAATTAA